From a region of the Terriglobia bacterium genome:
- a CDS encoding FadR family transcriptional regulator: protein MTKSDGFAATQLVVAHVRGLIEQGQLRSGDRLPAERDLAVLLGVSRASLRAGLRSLAAMGVVQTRHGSGSFITSGRPVLATDALSFLAALHGFTPAQMFEARLVLEVSVAGLAAERASSEQLVVISDEATGMFASLDDPQAFLLHDALFHRAVAAASGNPILSALVNMVSELFREQRRQTISRASDLRESAEEHRAIYKAIRVHDPERARRMMNDHLQRAEHAQVIEETRSGEPAVVESPEDSAVAVVKS from the coding sequence ATGACCAAATCTGATGGTTTTGCGGCGACTCAGCTCGTGGTGGCCCATGTGCGCGGCTTAATCGAGCAAGGGCAACTCCGGTCCGGGGATCGACTCCCTGCGGAGCGGGATCTCGCCGTCCTGCTGGGGGTGAGCCGGGCGAGTCTTCGAGCCGGCCTGCGGTCGCTTGCCGCGATGGGAGTGGTTCAGACTCGGCATGGGTCCGGCTCCTTCATCACATCGGGGCGGCCTGTTCTCGCAACCGATGCCCTGAGTTTTCTTGCGGCGTTGCACGGCTTTACTCCCGCCCAGATGTTCGAGGCGCGATTAGTGCTCGAAGTGTCGGTCGCGGGGCTGGCGGCAGAACGCGCCAGTTCGGAACAACTTGTCGTGATCAGCGATGAAGCGACGGGGATGTTTGCGTCTTTGGACGATCCCCAGGCGTTTCTCCTCCACGACGCCCTTTTCCACCGCGCGGTGGCGGCGGCTTCGGGCAATCCCATCCTTTCGGCGCTCGTCAACATGGTGTCGGAGCTGTTCCGTGAGCAGCGCCGGCAGACGATCAGCCGCGCCAGCGACCTCAGAGAATCGGCCGAGGAGCACCGAGCCATTTACAAGGCCATTCGTGTCCACGATCCGGAACGTGCCCGCCGCATGATGAACGACCATCTGCAACGGGCCGAGCATGCCCAGGTGATCGAGGAGACCCGCTCGGGCGAGCCCGCCGTCGTGGAGAGTCCCGAAGACTCGGCCGTGGCCGTAGTAAAGTCCTGA
- a CDS encoding SDR family oxidoreductase has translation MSMTTDKLTRIYDFTGQTVVITGGAGVLGSEIACALAGCGAQLAILDQRLEPGPALLKRMGKHASNAQLFAGDVLNIESLRQVAGEVLARFGRVDCLLNAAGGNKPQATTSPDLKFFDLPTEALRGVFDLNLLGTILPCQVFGKVMAEQGGGIILNISSMNAFRPLTRIPAYSAAKAGVSNFTQWLAVHMAQEYSPNIRVNAIAPGFFLTDQNRFLLKDRETGEWTPRGKSILAHTPMARLGNPEDLLGAVLWLLSPASAFVTGTVVPIDGGFSAYSGV, from the coding sequence ATGTCGATGACTACCGACAAGCTGACGCGAATTTACGATTTTACAGGACAGACGGTGGTCATCACAGGCGGCGCGGGCGTGCTGGGGAGCGAAATCGCCTGTGCGCTGGCTGGTTGCGGCGCTCAATTAGCCATCCTGGACCAGCGACTTGAACCGGGCCCGGCCCTCCTGAAGCGCATGGGAAAGCACGCGAGCAATGCTCAACTGTTTGCAGGCGACGTCCTGAACATCGAGAGCTTGCGCCAGGTGGCCGGTGAGGTCCTGGCGCGGTTTGGCAGGGTGGACTGCTTGCTCAACGCCGCCGGCGGCAACAAACCGCAGGCCACGACAAGTCCCGATCTGAAATTCTTCGATCTTCCGACCGAAGCGCTGCGTGGCGTCTTCGACTTGAACCTTCTTGGAACAATCCTCCCGTGTCAGGTCTTCGGCAAGGTGATGGCAGAGCAGGGCGGTGGCATCATCCTGAATATCTCCTCGATGAACGCCTTCCGGCCGCTGACACGCATTCCCGCGTATTCCGCTGCAAAGGCCGGTGTGAGCAACTTTACACAGTGGCTCGCGGTCCACATGGCACAGGAATATTCACCAAACATTCGCGTCAATGCAATCGCACCGGGTTTTTTCCTGACCGACCAAAACCGGTTCCTGCTAAAGGACCGGGAAACGGGTGAATGGACGCCTCGGGGCAAGTCGATTCTTGCTCATACGCCCATGGCGCGTCTCGGGAATCCGGAAGATTTACTCGGCGCCGTGTTGTGGCTGCTTTCGCCGGCATCGGCGTTTGTAACCGGCACGGTCGTGCCGATTGATGGAGGCTTCTCCGCTTACAGCGGCGTCTAA
- a CDS encoding HAD family hydrolase, protein MSTCTAPALAELKAQHEFFVGIDSDGCAFDSMEIKQKECFCPNTIKYWNLQAVSKYARETAEFVNLYSKWRGTNRWPALVMVFDLLTRRPEVAARKVEIPKAPRVREFIESGKPLSNDGLKEYMAGHPDPELARAMEWSLAVNKSISDIVFGLPPFPYVRESLELLATRTDSIVVSQTPTEALVREWEEHDIARYVRVIAGQEMGTKKQHLKMATAGKYAFNHMLMIGDAFGDLEAARGSGALFFPINPGHEEESWRRFFQEGIDKFLSGTFSGAYEEELLADFMRLLPATPPWKC, encoded by the coding sequence ATGAGCACCTGCACCGCGCCGGCACTGGCCGAACTCAAGGCGCAGCATGAGTTCTTCGTCGGCATCGACTCCGACGGTTGCGCCTTTGACAGCATGGAGATCAAACAGAAGGAGTGCTTCTGTCCCAACACCATCAAGTACTGGAATCTGCAGGCCGTCTCAAAATACGCGCGCGAAACCGCCGAGTTTGTCAATCTCTACTCGAAGTGGCGCGGTACCAACCGCTGGCCGGCCCTCGTGATGGTTTTCGATTTGTTGACCCGACGGCCCGAAGTCGCCGCACGCAAGGTCGAAATTCCGAAGGCTCCCCGGGTGCGTGAGTTTATCGAATCGGGCAAGCCGCTCAGCAATGACGGACTCAAGGAGTATATGGCCGGTCATCCCGATCCGGAGCTGGCGCGCGCCATGGAATGGAGCCTGGCGGTCAACAAGAGCATTTCCGACATCGTGTTCGGGTTGCCGCCCTTCCCTTACGTTCGAGAGAGCCTGGAACTCCTTGCGACGCGGACCGACAGCATCGTCGTCTCGCAGACCCCCACCGAGGCGCTCGTGCGTGAATGGGAAGAGCACGACATTGCGAGATACGTGCGCGTCATCGCGGGCCAGGAAATGGGCACAAAAAAACAGCACCTGAAGATGGCGACTGCCGGAAAGTATGCGTTCAACCACATGCTGATGATCGGGGACGCCTTCGGCGACCTGGAAGCAGCCCGCGGGAGCGGCGCCCTTTTCTTCCCCATCAACCCCGGACACGAAGAGGAATCCTGGAGGCGCTTCTTTCAGGAAGGCATAGACAAGTTCCTGTCCGGCACGTTCAGCGGGGCCTACGAAGAAGAATTGTTAGCGGATTTTATGCGGCTGTTACCCGCTACTCCGCCATGGAAGTGCTGA
- a CDS encoding lactate racemase domain-containing protein, whose product MTIGKGFTDRYLNNDQIGEIIAEALATVSVEGKRVLIIIPDGTRSMPMPVMFTWFQQILKPRVKALDYLVALGTHPPMSDAQLTRLVGHAVVDGKVGETHIFNHHWENPANFVSLGTIPAREIEQITGGLMSQDVPVTLNKLILEYDHLFICGPVFPHEVVGFSGGNKYFFPGIAGPEIINFTHWLGAVITNYDVIGAGYTPVRAVIDRAAAFIPRPAACFALVVTHEGLAGLYFGSPPEAWTAASRLSAEKHIIYVDQPFRRVLSVMPEMYDDLWTAAKGMYKMEPAVADGGEVVIYGPHLSEVSYTHGKLIDEIGYHCRDYFIKQWERFHHYPGGVLAHSTHVKGLGTYDSATGIESPRIRVTLATGIPEERCHRINLGYLNPASIKIDEWRGREQEGVYVVPRAGEVLYRLKKKTAIAG is encoded by the coding sequence ATGACCATTGGTAAGGGTTTCACCGACCGATACCTCAATAATGACCAGATCGGCGAAATTATCGCCGAAGCGTTGGCCACGGTCTCGGTCGAAGGCAAGCGTGTTCTCATCATCATCCCAGACGGCACGCGCTCAATGCCGATGCCTGTCATGTTCACCTGGTTCCAGCAGATCCTCAAGCCGCGGGTCAAGGCGCTGGACTACCTGGTGGCCCTCGGCACACACCCCCCGATGAGTGATGCCCAGTTGACGCGACTGGTGGGGCACGCGGTCGTTGACGGCAAAGTTGGCGAAACTCACATCTTCAACCACCACTGGGAAAACCCCGCCAACTTCGTTTCCCTGGGAACGATTCCCGCCCGGGAGATCGAGCAGATTACCGGGGGCCTGATGTCCCAGGACGTGCCGGTGACGCTCAACAAGCTGATTCTCGAGTATGATCATCTCTTCATCTGCGGCCCGGTTTTCCCGCACGAGGTGGTCGGGTTCTCCGGCGGCAACAAGTACTTTTTCCCCGGCATTGCGGGACCCGAGATCATCAACTTCACCCACTGGCTCGGTGCGGTGATCACCAACTACGATGTCATCGGCGCCGGATACACCCCGGTCCGGGCAGTCATCGATCGCGCGGCCGCGTTCATTCCCCGGCCGGCAGCATGCTTTGCGCTTGTCGTCACTCATGAGGGCCTCGCCGGGCTGTATTTCGGCTCGCCGCCGGAGGCATGGACCGCGGCCTCCAGGCTTTCGGCCGAGAAACATATCATCTATGTGGACCAACCTTTTCGGCGCGTGCTCTCGGTGATGCCGGAGATGTACGACGACCTCTGGACGGCGGCGAAGGGGATGTACAAGATGGAGCCCGCGGTCGCGGATGGCGGCGAGGTGGTCATCTACGGCCCGCACCTGAGCGAGGTCAGCTACACTCATGGAAAGCTGATCGACGAGATCGGTTACCACTGCCGCGATTACTTCATCAAGCAGTGGGAGCGTTTCCACCACTATCCCGGGGGCGTGCTGGCACACTCGACGCACGTCAAAGGCCTGGGCACTTACGATTCCGCAACCGGCATTGAATCCCCGCGTATCCGTGTGACACTGGCCACGGGAATTCCCGAGGAGCGATGCCATCGCATCAACCTGGGCTATCTCAATCCGGCATCCATCAAAATCGATGAATGGCGCGGCCGTGAACAGGAAGGGGTTTACGTGGTGCCGCGCGCCGGAGAGGTTCTGTACCGGCTCAAGAAGAAGACCGCCATCGCGGGTTAG